One window of the Camelina sativa cultivar DH55 chromosome 1, Cs, whole genome shotgun sequence genome contains the following:
- the LOC104780997 gene encoding rop guanine nucleotide exchange factor 13-like, with the protein MVRAGGDKEQDGYKSRLLDLENVKEKSSSSRHFKRWNSDSAMRIEDPDIEDATVFKKTAASSVLTVLPLRLPLAKDELPQTRDETDEKLQKDSEKEQMQEKFAKLLLGEDMSGGSKGVSSALALSNAITNLSASAFGELRRLEPISEDRKELWGREIGWLLSVTDHIVEFSPSHQTNENGSSMEVMTTKQRTDLVSNIPTLKKLDAMLIDCLDKFKDQDEFYYLTTDSPESENSNSTRSDDKWWLPIVKVPTKGLSETSQRFLLSQKECVSQVLKFAMAINAEALSEMEIPESYIDSLPKNGKASLGDMIYKMITLDMFDAEQFLLEMDLSSEHKILDLKNKFEASGVIWKRKIVQKDNKSSSPIWSTNLSMEKRQQLEERAETILQLIKQEFPGTSQSTLDISKIQFNKDIGLAILESYSRVLESLAHTVRSRIEDVLEADQLTQEPEPAVCKRYIVKETESPKKEEAQNFCLLEERPKKQKPTISLSQVMQWNIETNEPMKKEKSDAPLKDSGKKLLTRVSSMIMANNKKTAIYLESLGNTRSPGAGRYS; encoded by the exons ATGGTGAGAGCCGGTGGTGATAAAGAACAAGATGGCTACAAGTCGAGATTGTTAGATTTAGAGAACGTGAAGGAGAAGAGCTCATCTTCAAGGCATTTCAAGAGATGGAACTCAGATTCCGCCATGAGAATTGAAGATCCAGACATTGAAGATGCCACCGTTTTCAAGAAAACGGCTGCCTCAAGCGTACTGACGGTGTTACCGCTTCGACTGCCTCTGGCTAAGGATGAGCTACCTCAGACGCGTGACGAAACTGACGAAAAATTACAGAAAGATTCAG AAAAGGAGCAGATGCAAGAAAAGTTTGCGAAACTGCTTTTAGGAGAAGACATGTCAGGAGGAAGCAAAGGTGTCTCGTCAGCTTTGGCATTATCAAACGCAATCACAAATCTTTCAGCTTCTGCGTTTGGAGAGCTACGACGTTTAGAGCCAATATCTGAGGATAGAAAAGAGCTGTGGGGAAGAGAAATCGGATGGCTTCTCTCTGTTACTGATCATATAGTTGAATTCTCTCCATCACACCAGACTAACGAGAATGGATCTTCCATGGAG GTAATGACTACAAAACAGAGAACAGATCTTGTCTCCAACATTCCTACTCTTAAGAAACTCGATGCAATGCTCATT GATTGTCTTGATAAATTTAAAGATCAAGATGAGTTCTATTATCTCACAACCGATTCTCCGGAATCTGAAAACAGTAACTCGACCAGGAGTGACGATAAATGGTGGCTCCCTATCGTGAAAGTTCCAACTAAAGGCTTATCTGAAACGTCACAAAGGTTTCTACTGAGTCAGAAAGAATGTGTGAGCCAAGTGCTAAAATTCGCAATGGCCATAAACGCTGAAGCTCTATCTGAAATGGAGATCCCTGAGAGCTACATTGACTCACTTCCTAAG AATGGGAAAGCTAGTCTTGGGGACATGATCTACAAAATGATAACATTAGACATGTTTGATGCAGAGCAGTTCCTTCTTGAAATGGATTTATCATCAGAGCACAAGATTCTTGATTTAAAGAACAAATTCGAAGCTTCGGGTGTGATATGGAAGAGAAAGATAGTGCAGAAAGATAACAAGTCGTCGTCTCCAATATGGAGTACAAATTTAAGTATGGAGAAGAGACAACAGTTAGAAGAAAGAGCAGAAACCATCTTGCAACTTATCAAACAAGAATTCCCAGGGACCTCTCAATCCACACTTGACATCAGCAAGATTCAATTCAACAAA GATATAGGATTAGCTATATTGGAGAGTTACTCGAGAGTTCTAGAGAGCTTGGCGCACACGGTAAGGTCAAGAATAGAAGATGTTCTTGAAGCTGATCAGCTAACGCAAGAACCTGAACCCGCGGTTTGTAAGAGATATATAGTGAAGGAAACAGAGAGTccaaagaaggaagaagcacAAAACTTTTGTCTTTTAGAGGAGAGACCGAAGAAGCAGAAGCCTACGATCTCACTGTCTCAGGTAATGCAATGGAATATCGAAACTAATGAAccaatgaagaaagaaaagagcgACGCACCATTAAAAGATTCAGGCAAGAAACTGTTGACCAGAGTGTCAAGCATGATCATGGCTAACAACAAGAAGACAGCTATTTATCTTGAATCTCTTGGAAACACAAGAAGTCCAGGGGCGGGGCGATACTCTTGA
- the LOC104704970 gene encoding probable isoaspartyl peptidase/L-asparaginase 2, which produces MGCAGAAATDSPIQMNGLPISIYAPETVGCVVVDGEGRCAAGTSTGGLMNKMMGRIGDSPLIGAGTYASELCGVSCTGEGEAIIRATLARDVSAVMEYKGLNLQEAVDYVIKHRLDEGFAGLIAVSNKGEVVCGFNSNGMFRGCATEDGFMEVAIWE; this is translated from the coding sequence ATGGGTTGCGCCGGTGCAGCTGCAACAGACAGTCCTATCCAAATGAACGGTCTTCCGATCAGCATTTACGCGCCGGAGACAGTCGGATGCGTGGTGGTAGACGGGGAAGGACGGTGTGCAGCCGGGACATCAACAGGTGGTCTGATGAACAAGATGATGGGAAGGATCGGTGACTCCCCGCTTATAGGAGCCGGGACGTACGCGTCTGAGCTCTGTGGTGTGTCATGTACCGGAGAAGGAGAAGCCATCATAAGAGCGACGCTAGCTCGTGATGTGTCGGCTGTTATGGAGTACAAAGGACTTAACCTCCAAGAAGCGGTTGATTATGTTATCAAGCATCGACTAGACGAAGGGTTCGCTGGACTCATCGCTGTGTCGAATAAAGGAGAGGTGGTTTGTGGTTTTAACTCCAATGGGATGTTTAGGGGATGTGCAAcggaggatggattcatggagGTTGCTATTTGGGAGTGA
- the LOC104781005 gene encoding protein tesmin/TSO1-like CXC 8, translating into MTDKVDSGEFATEKNPKELVSTKLELSSVISDSNVEELPPISREPSETKDTTDQDGVNTVRKNKGCRCKQSKCLKLYCDCFASGVVCTDCDCADCHNNSDNSDAREAALKSVLGRNPNAFNGKSFTSLIDKQCTAAPDTKLGLLSRGCKCKRTRCLKKYCECFQANVLCSDNCKCIDCKNVAEVFQPPGFSAHNSPQVYQRRRHRELPQRSSCPALLFSIPDHSIQNALGSPISSSPSPKLPYSKKKPPLGYTSTLVPDLGDICSLLLVASESTTVDAEDQNRICIKTDDKVGNKCTELLCESESGNVEEEIQSFGRLIELIDAQYNGEEGSNKCKTKTGVHETDIYIEQERAVLATFRDCLQKFIKSILDS; encoded by the exons ATGACAGATAAGGTAGATTCCGGCGAATTCGCGACAGAGAAGAACCCTAAGGAGCTCGTTTCTACCAAATTGGAGTTATCTTCCGTCATCTCGGATTCGAATGTAGAAGAACTTCCTCCGATTTCTCG AGAGCCTTCAGAAACAAAGGATACTACAGATCAGGATGGTGTTAATACTGTGAGGAAGAACAAAGGATGTAGATGCAAGCAGTCCAAATGTTTAAAGTT GTACTGTGATTGCTTTGCATCAGGAGTGGTATGTACCGACTGTGATTGTGCTGATTGTCATaacaactctgacaactctgATGCCAGAGAAGCAGCTCTGAAGAGTGTATTAGGTCGCAACCCAAATGCCTTTAATGGAAAGTCTTTCACCAGCCTAATTGACAAGCAG TGTACGGCTGCACCTGATACTAAACTTGGACTGCTTTCGAGAGGCTGCAAATGCAAAAGAACCAGGTGTTTGAAGAAGTACTGTGAATGCTTTCAGGCTAATGTTCTGTGCTCAGACAACTGTAAATGCATCGACTGCAAGAATGTTGCTGAAGTTTTCCAGC CACCTGGGTTTTCTGCTCACAATTCCCCGCAGGTataccaaagaagaagacaccGAGAGCTACCTCAG CGTAGTTCTTGTCCAGCTCTGTTATTCTCGATACCTGACCATTCCATTCAAAATGCTCTGGGTTCCCCTATCTCTAGCTCTCCCTCTCCTAAGCTTCCTTACAG TAAGAAAAAGCCACCGCTGGGATATACTTCCACACTTGTTCCGGACTTGGGAGATATATGCTCACTTCTCTTAGTAGCATCTGAATCCACTACAGTCGATGCAG AAGACCAGAACAGGATTTGTATAAAGACTGATGATAAGGTAGGCAACAAGTGCACTGAGCTATTGTGTGAGTCTGAGAGCGgtaatgtagaagaagaaatacaATCATTTGGAAGATTGATCGAACTGATAGATGCTCAATACAATGGAGAGGAAGGTTCTAATAAGTGTAAGACCAAGACAGGTGTCCACGAAACAGATATATACATAGAGCAGGAAAGGGCAGTGCTTGCAACTTTCAGAGACTGTCTCCAGAAGTTCATCAAATCGATACTGGATTCATAA
- the LOC104780961 gene encoding uncharacterized protein LOC104780961 yields the protein MDSPTHDSSSLGRHSRKSSASRFSGLFRSSSSGRKSVRKCMSNEKECIILEEGSYDEMDDVTSIRKCQALLAVFALVVLFTFLCFISWGASIPYKAQISVKTFELHNFYVGDGSDFSGVRTTMLTINGTLRLSIYNPAPVFGVHVSSTPINLFFYELPIATGQLEEYYQRKKNRRMESVVIEGRRVPSYGAGASLEATERGGKIPVKLKFEVQSRSDVVGKLVRIWHTKRISCTFVIDVASNKPIHFNERSCHYT from the exons ATGGACTCGCCCACACATGATTCTTCCTCCTTGGGACGTCACTCTCGTAAATCATCGGCGAGTAGATTCTCCGGGTTGTTCCGATCATCGTCTTCAGGTAGAAAAAGCGTCAGGAAATGCATGTCTAACGAGAAAGAATGTATTATACTTGAAGAAGGCTCGTACGATGAAATGGACGACGTGACGTCTATAAGAAAGTGTCAAGCACTACTTGCTGTTTTCGCTTTGGTGGTTCTCTTCACCTTCTTATGCTTCATCTCATGGGGAGCTAGTATACCTTACAAGGCTCAAATCTCTGTAAAg ACGTTCGAACTACACAACTTTTATGTTGGTGACGGATCAGATTTCAGTGGAGTACGTACCACAATGCTTACTATAAATGGAACACTAAGACTTAGTATTTACAATCCTGCTCCAGTATTTGGTGTTCATGTCAGTTCCACTCcaatcaatctcttcttctatgAACTCCCTATTGCCACTGGTcag TTGGAAGAATATTATCAACGTAAAAAGAACAGAAGAATGGAATCAGTGGTTATAGAAGGGAGAAGAGTTCCATCATATGGCGCTGGAGCAAGCCTAGAGGCCACGGAGAGAGGTGGAAAGATTCCGGTGAAGCTGAAGTTTGAAGTTCAGTCTAGAAGTGATGTGGTTGGCAAACTGGTCAGGATTTGGCACACGAAGCGAATCTCATGCACATTTGTCATCGATGTTGCTAGTAATAAGCCCATACATTTCAATGAGCGTTCTTGCCACTATACATAA
- the LOC104781013 gene encoding probable isoaspartyl peptidase/L-asparaginase 2 — MGGWAIAVHGGAGVDPNLPAERQEEAKQLLTRCLNLGIVALRSNVSAIDVVELVIRELETDPLFNSGRGSALTEKGTVEMEASIMDGTKRRCGAVSGITTVKNPISLARLVMDKSPHSYLAFSGAEDFARKQGVEIVDNDYFVTDDNVGMLKLAKEANSILFDYRIPPMGCAGAAATDSPIQMNGLPISIYAPETVGCVVVDGEGRCAAGTSTGGLMNKMMGRIGDSPLIGAGTYASELCGVSCTGEGEAIIRATLARDVSAVMEYKGLNLQEAVDYVIKHRLDEGFAGLIAVSNKGEVVCGFNSNGMFRGCATEDGFMEVAIWE; from the exons ATGGGTGGGTGGGCAATCGCAGTAcacggtggtgctggagtcgaTCCTAATCTTCCGGCTGAGAGACAAGAAGAGGCCAAACAGCTTTTGACTCGTTGTCTTAACCTCGGCATAGTTGCTTTGCGTTCTAATGTCTCTGCCATTGACGTCGTTGAGCTCGTC ATTAGAGAATTGGAGACAGATCCTCTGTTTAATTCAGGCCGTGGATCTGCTTTGACGGAGAAAGGAACGGTTGAGATGGAAGCTAGTATAATGGACGGTACGAAGAGACGATGCGGTGCCGTTTCAGGGATAACCACCGTGAAGAATCCAATATCTCTTGCTCGTCTAGTCATGGACAAATCTCCCCACTCTTACCTTGCTTTCTCAGGCGCTGAGGATTTCGCCCGTAAACAG gGAGTTGAAATTGTGGACAACGATTACTTCGTCACGGACGACAACGTAGGAATGCTCAAGTTGGCCAAGGAAGCTAACTCCATCTTG TTTGATTACCGGATTCCACCCATGGGTTGCGCCGGTGCAGCTGCAACAGACAGTCCTATCCAAATGAACGGTCTTCCGATCAGCATTTACGCGCCGGAGACAGTCGGATGCGTGGTGGTAGACGGGGAAGGACGGTGTGCAGCCGGGACATCAACAGGTGGTCTGATGAACAAGATGATGGGAAGGATCGGTGACTCCCCGCTTATAGGAGCCGGGACGTACGCGTCTGAGCTCTGTGGTGTGTCATGTACCGGAGAAGGAGAAGCCATCATAAGAGCGACGCTAGCTCGTGATGTGTCGGCTGTTATGGAGTACAAAGGACTTAACCTCCAAGAAGCGGTTGATTATGTTATCAAGCATCGACTAGACGAAGGGTTCGCTGGACTCATCGCTGTGTCGAATAAAGGAGAGGTGGTTTGTGGTTTTAACTCCAATGGGATGTTTAGGGGATGTGCAAcggaggatggattcatggagGTTGCTATTTGGGAGTGA
- the LOC104780952 gene encoding protein disulfide isomerase-like 1-6 — translation MSMKPKPNSKFSNLFTFLVLLSFLIVVVRCSDVAVEGNEAGSEGDLDDLEQLLAVDEQLQEERPEQQSEAETVSKAQRIVVELNGDNTKRLIDGNEYVMVLGYAPWCARSAELMPRFAEAATGLKEFGSSVLMAKIDGERYSKVASQLEIKGFPTLLLFVNGSSQPYTGGFNSEEIVIWVQKKTGVRTIKLDTVDKASGFMKKHHTFILGLFENSEASSGCDEFVKAASLDNEIQFVETSSSDVAKLLFPELKTNNVFVGLVKTEAERYTAYDGPCQAEKILEFLNSNKFPLVTKLTESNTVRVYSSPVKLQVMVFSKTDDFENLAQSLEDIARKFISKLMLIYIDISNENLAMPFLTLFGIEDAKKTIVAAFDNNNLKSKFLLESDPSPSNIEEFCSGLAHGTVSPYYKSEPIPENQNSSVVAVVGRTFDELVLKSQENVILEVHTPWCVNCEALSKQVEKLSKHFKGFENLVFARIDASANEHPKLEVDDYPTILLYKTGEKENPLKLSTKSSAKEMAVFINGELKPKDHSTKDEL, via the exons ATGTCGATGAAACCAAAACCCAATTCCAAATTTTCAAACTTGTTCACTTTTCTGGTACTTCTCAGTTTCTTAATCGTCGTGGTCCGTTGCTCTGATGTCGCCGTCGAAGGTAACGAAGCCGGATCCGAGGGAGATTTAGACGATTTGGAGCAGCTTTTAGCGGTGGATGAACAATTGCAGGAAGAGAGACCGGAGCAACAATCTGAAGCGGAGACGGTGAGTAAGGCGCAGAGGATCGTTGTGGAACTCAACGGAGACAACACGAAGAGGTTGATCGATGGGAATGAGTATGTGATGGTTCTAGGTTACGCTCCGTGGTGTGCTAGGAGTGCGGAGTTAATGCCGCGATTTGCGGAAGCGGCGACGGGTTTGAAAGAGTTTGGTAGTTCTGTTTTGATGGCTAAGATCGACGGTGAGAGGTATTCGAAAGTGGCGTCGCAGCTTGAGATTAAAGGTTTCCCAACGCTTCTTCTGTTTGTTAATGGGTCATCTCAGCCTTACACTGGTGGATTTAACTC AGAGGAGATAGTGATTTGGGTGCAGAAGAAGACTGGTGTGCGTACTATTAAACTTGATACAGTTGATAAAGCTTCAGGATTTATGAAGAAGCATCATACTTTCATTCTCGGACTATTCGAAAACTCTGAG GCTTCTTCTGGATGTGATGAATTTGTAAAAGCTGCGTCATTAGACAATGAAATTCAGTTCGTAGAAACAAGTAGTAGTGATGTCGCCAAGCTTCTCTTCCCTGAACTTAAAACCAACAATGTGTTTGTTGGATTGGTCAAAACTGAGGCTGAGAGGTACACTGCATACG ATGGACCTTGCCAAGCCGAGAAGATTTTGGAATTTCTGAACAGTAATAAATTCCCGTTGGTAACAAAACTGACTGAATCCAACACCGTTCGTGTTTACTCCAGTCCAGTCAAGCTTCAG GTTATGGTCTTTTCGAAGACTGATGACTTTGAAAATCTTGCTCAGTCTCTAGAAGATATTGCAAGAAAGTTCATATCAAAG CTTATGTTGATATATATTGACATATCAAATGAAAATCTCGCAATGCCATTCTTGACCTTATTTGGGATAGAAGATGCAAAGAAAACGATT GTTGCTGCATTCGATAACAACAACCTGAAATCCAAGTTTTTGCTCGAGTCAGATCCATCCCCTAGCAATATAGAA GAATTTTGTTCAGGACTTGCGCATGGAACTGTTTCACCTTACTATAAGTCAGAGCCAATTCCAGAGAAT CAAAATTCAAGTGTAGTGGCTGTGGTCGGCAGGACTTTTGATGAACTGGTCTTGAAGAGCCAAGAGAATGTTATTCTAGAG GTACACACACCATGGTGTGTTAACTGTGAGGCTCTgagtaaacaagttgagaagttGTCGAAACACTTTAAAGGGTTTGAGAATCTTGTGTTTGCAAGGATAGACGCTTCTGCCAACGAGCATCCTAAGCTAGAG GTTGATGATTATCCGACAATCTTGCTTTACAAAACCGGTGAAAAGGAGAATCCG TTAAAGCTGTCGACGAAATCCAGCGCGAAGGAAATGGCTGTTTTTATCAACGGAGAGTTGAAACCAAAGGATCATTCTACTAAAGATGAGTTATAG
- the LOC104780977 gene encoding dynein light chain 1, cytoplasmic-like, translating to MLEGKAKVEETDMPVKMQMQAMRIASQSLDLFDVFDCTSIAAHIKKEFDERYGSGWQCVVGTNFGCFFTHSKGTFIYFHLGTLNFLIFKGATTL from the exons ATGTTGGAAGGGAAAGCCAAGGTGGAAGAGACAGACATGCCAGTGAAGATGCAAATGCAAGCAATGAGGATTGCTTCTCAATCTCTAGATCTTTTTGATGTCTTTGACTGTACATCCATCGCTGCTCACATCAAGAAG GAGTTTGATGAGAGATATGGAAGTGGATGGCAATGTGTGGTGGGAACCAATTTTGGGTGCTTCTTCACACATTCTAAAGGGACTTTCATCTATTTTCATTTGGGAACTCTCAACTTCCTCATCTTCAAAGGCGCCACCACTCTTTAG
- the LOC104780986 gene encoding photosystem I reaction center subunit VI-1, chloroplastic: protein MASLATVAAVKPSAAVKGLGGSSLAGAKLSVKPSRLSFKPKSIRANGVVAKYGDKSVYFDLEDLGNTTGQWDLYGSDAPSPYNPLQSKFFETFAAPFTKRGLLLKFLIIGGGSLLTYVSANSTGDVLPIKRGPQEKPKLGPRGKL, encoded by the exons ATGGCGTCTCTTGCAACTGTCGCCGCAGTGAAACCATCAGCCGCCGTAAAGGGCCTTGGCGGTAGCTCACTCGCTGGAGCTAAGCTCTCCGTCAAGCCTTCCCGCCTGAGTTTCAAACCTAAATCCATCCG GGCTAATGGTGTAGTGGCTAAGTATGGAGACAAAAGTGTCTACTTTGACTTAGAAGATTTGGGTAACACAACAGGTCAATGGGACTTATACGGCTCTGATGCTCCTTCTCCTTACAACCCTCTTCAG AGCAAGTTCTTTGAGACTTTCGCTGCTCCATTCACAAAGAGAGGATTGCTCCTCAAGTTTTTGATCATTGGAGGAGGCTCTTTGCTTACTTACGTCAGCGCTAACTCCACCGGAGATGTTCTTCCCATCAAGAGAGGTCCTCAGGAGAAGCCTAAGCTTGGTCCTCGCGGCAAGctctaa